The following coding sequences lie in one Angustibacter luteus genomic window:
- the proC gene encoding pyrroline-5-carboxylate reductase, with protein MTVAILGAGVMGETLLSGLLRSGRSKESLVISERRPERAAELTEKYGVEVLDNAAAAAAATTVVLVVKPQDMATALGEIRGSLQPDALVVSLAAGITTTTLEAGLPEGTPVVRVMPNTPALVDEGMAAVSPGAHCDEAHLAEAEELLRSCGRVLRLPEEYLDAVTAISGSGPAYIFYVVEAMIEAGVLLGLPRATSTELVVQTLYGAATMLRETGEHPTVLREQVSSPAGTTMAALRQLDDHKVRAAFLTAMEAARDRSRELATGQG; from the coding sequence ATGACCGTTGCGATCCTGGGCGCCGGCGTGATGGGCGAGACCCTCCTGTCCGGCCTGCTCCGCTCCGGCCGGTCGAAGGAGTCGCTGGTGATCAGTGAGCGGCGACCCGAGCGCGCCGCCGAGCTGACCGAGAAGTACGGCGTCGAGGTGCTCGACAACGCGGCGGCCGCGGCCGCCGCGACGACGGTCGTGCTCGTCGTCAAGCCGCAGGACATGGCGACCGCGCTCGGCGAGATCCGCGGGTCCCTGCAGCCCGATGCGCTCGTCGTCTCGCTGGCGGCCGGGATCACCACCACGACGCTGGAAGCCGGTCTGCCAGAAGGAACTCCGGTGGTCCGGGTCATGCCGAACACCCCCGCGCTGGTGGACGAGGGCATGGCCGCGGTCAGCCCCGGCGCGCACTGCGACGAGGCCCACCTGGCCGAGGCGGAGGAGCTGCTGCGCTCGTGCGGTCGGGTGCTGCGGCTGCCCGAGGAGTACCTGGACGCCGTCACCGCCATCAGCGGGTCCGGACCGGCGTACATCTTCTACGTGGTCGAGGCGATGATCGAGGCCGGCGTGCTGCTGGGGCTGCCACGGGCGACGTCCACCGAGCTCGTCGTGCAGACCCTGTACGGCGCCGCGACCATGCTGCGCGAGACCGGCGAGCACCCGACGGTGCTGCGCGAGCAGGTGTCCAGCCCGGCCGGGACGACGATGGCGGCGCTGCGCCAGCTCGACGACCACAAGGTGCGGGCCGCGTTCCTCACCGCGATGGAGGCGGCCCGCGACCGCAGCCGCGAGCTGGCGACCGGCCAGGGCTGA
- a CDS encoding GNAT family N-acetyltransferase: MAIEFPDPLWRKVFEQAWESYTTGGWGVGAVVLDAEGRLLGEGRNRSADTEAALRQLTGTPLAHAELNALAAAGDDLPTAGTVVRTTLEPCALCASAIALRRVARVEFAGADPLWHGLYATHRTHPLLAQRWPAQVGPLTDDGAPLAVLAEALPLSAYLRTRGRGAASTQAYATHSPALLGLAQAIADDDAVLDLDLDALLAAWGDRIEETQPTRLRPSVIQVGADDWERVRDVRIASLAESPQAFGSTVAQALTFDEQRWRDRAETATTWHAVLGDRSVGSITLRADPDAAGTAEITGMWVDPQARGRGAGALLVDTAVAAWRRLAGRRVVLWVVQGNEAATGLYERCGFRATGRTELEDDGRVELELERLL; the protein is encoded by the coding sequence ATGGCCATCGAGTTCCCGGACCCGTTGTGGCGCAAGGTCTTCGAGCAGGCCTGGGAGTCGTACACGACGGGCGGCTGGGGCGTCGGTGCCGTCGTGCTGGACGCCGAGGGCCGGCTGCTCGGGGAGGGCCGCAACCGCAGCGCTGACACCGAGGCAGCGCTCCGCCAGCTGACCGGGACGCCGCTCGCGCACGCCGAGCTGAACGCCCTCGCCGCAGCCGGTGACGACCTGCCCACGGCCGGCACGGTCGTCCGGACCACGCTCGAACCCTGCGCGCTGTGCGCCTCGGCGATCGCCCTGCGCCGGGTCGCCCGGGTCGAGTTCGCCGGGGCGGACCCGTTGTGGCACGGGCTGTACGCGACCCACCGCACGCACCCGCTCCTGGCGCAGCGGTGGCCCGCGCAGGTCGGTCCCCTGACCGACGACGGCGCCCCGCTGGCCGTGCTCGCCGAGGCGCTCCCGCTGAGTGCGTACCTGCGCACCCGTGGCCGCGGTGCGGCGTCCACCCAGGCCTACGCCACGCACAGCCCGGCCCTGCTGGGGCTGGCGCAGGCGATCGCGGACGACGACGCCGTGCTCGACCTGGACCTGGACGCGCTCCTGGCGGCCTGGGGCGACCGGATCGAGGAGACGCAGCCCACCCGGCTGCGCCCGTCGGTGATCCAGGTGGGCGCCGACGACTGGGAGCGGGTGCGCGACGTCCGGATCGCGAGCCTCGCGGAGTCGCCGCAGGCGTTCGGTTCCACGGTGGCGCAGGCGCTGACGTTCGACGAGCAGCGGTGGCGGGACCGCGCCGAGACCGCGACGACCTGGCATGCCGTGCTGGGGGACCGCTCGGTCGGCAGCATCACGTTGCGCGCCGACCCCGACGCCGCCGGGACGGCCGAGATCACCGGCATGTGGGTGGACCCGCAGGCGCGTGGACGGGGCGCCGGTGCGCTGCTCGTGGACACGGCCGTGGCGGCCTGGCGGAGGCTGGCCGGACGTCGCGTCGTCCTGTGGGTCGTGCAGGGCAACGAGGCGGCGACCGGGCTCTACGAGCGCTGCGGGTTCCGTGCCACGGGCCGCACCGAGCTCGAGGACGACGGCCGGGTCGAGCTGGAGCTCGAACGGCTGCTCTGA
- a CDS encoding ABC transporter permease has product MSPRLTLATALRVLGQLRHDRRTLALMLVVPCVLIGLLAWMYSGTQVFDRIGAPLLGIFPFVVMFLVTSVATLRERQSGTLERLLAMPLGKGDLVGGYAVAFGLLAVLQAVLATAFAIVVCGLDVAGPVWLLLVIAVVDALLGCTLGLFFSAFAATEFQAVQFLPAVVLPQLLLCGLFLPRDALPDVLRWVSDVLPLSYAVDAMTTMTRYPDAVGDALQDVAVVLAFAVAAVVLGAATLRRRTP; this is encoded by the coding sequence ATGAGCCCTCGACTGACGCTGGCCACGGCCCTGCGGGTGCTCGGCCAGCTGCGGCACGACCGGCGGACCCTCGCACTGATGCTCGTGGTGCCCTGCGTGCTGATCGGGCTGCTCGCCTGGATGTACTCCGGCACGCAGGTGTTCGACCGGATCGGGGCGCCGCTGCTCGGGATCTTCCCGTTCGTCGTGATGTTCCTGGTGACCAGCGTCGCCACGCTGCGCGAGCGGCAGTCGGGCACCCTCGAGCGGCTGCTGGCCATGCCGCTGGGCAAGGGCGACCTCGTCGGCGGCTACGCGGTCGCGTTCGGCCTGCTCGCGGTGCTGCAGGCCGTGCTCGCCACCGCGTTCGCCATCGTGGTCTGCGGGCTGGACGTCGCCGGGCCGGTCTGGCTGCTGCTGGTCATCGCCGTCGTCGACGCGCTGCTCGGCTGCACGCTCGGCCTGTTCTTCAGCGCCTTCGCCGCGACCGAGTTCCAGGCCGTGCAGTTCCTGCCCGCCGTCGTCCTGCCCCAGCTGCTGCTCTGCGGACTGTTCCTGCCCCGGGACGCCCTCCCCGACGTCCTGCGCTGGGTCTCGGACGTCCTGCCGCTGTCGTACGCCGTCGACGCGATGACCACCATGACGCGGTACCCCGACGCCGTCGGCGACGCCCTGCAGGACGTCGCCGTCGTGCTCGCCTTCGCCGTCGCGGCAGTCGTGCTCGGGGCGGCGACCCTGCGGCGGCGCACGCCCTGA
- a CDS encoding proline dehydrogenase family protein: MLRQALLQMSKSDRVRHLVETAPVSRGVVHRFVPGADVDDAVRASSELVASHRLVTIDHLGEDVFDLAHARTTRDAYVTLLQHLSDAGLSADGRAEVSVKLSAVGQALEGDGEKIALEHAWDICQAAQQAGTTVTLDMEDHTTTDSTLSVLRDLRGDFPWVGAVLQAYLRRTEADCKDLSGNGSRVRLCKGAYDEPESVAFQSRDEVDRSYVRCTKVLMQGEGYPMLATHDPRLVDIGGALAVQAGRSQGSYEYQMLYGIRPDEQQRLADQGEKMRVYVPYGDDWYGYFMRRLAERPANTVFFLRALATKG; this comes from the coding sequence ATGCTTCGTCAGGCCCTCCTGCAGATGTCCAAGAGCGACCGCGTCCGGCACCTCGTCGAGACCGCCCCCGTCTCGCGCGGTGTCGTGCACCGCTTCGTGCCCGGCGCGGACGTCGACGACGCCGTCCGGGCGTCGTCCGAGCTGGTCGCCAGCCACCGGCTGGTCACCATCGACCACCTCGGTGAGGACGTCTTCGACCTGGCGCACGCGCGGACCACCCGGGACGCGTACGTGACGCTGCTGCAGCACCTGTCCGACGCCGGACTCAGCGCCGACGGGCGGGCCGAGGTCTCGGTCAAGCTGTCCGCGGTCGGGCAGGCGCTCGAGGGGGACGGCGAGAAGATCGCGCTCGAGCACGCCTGGGACATCTGCCAGGCTGCTCAGCAGGCCGGCACCACGGTCACCCTCGACATGGAGGACCACACCACCACCGACTCGACCCTGTCGGTGCTGCGCGACCTGCGCGGTGACTTCCCGTGGGTCGGCGCGGTGCTGCAGGCCTACTTGCGGCGCACCGAGGCCGACTGCAAGGACCTGTCCGGCAACGGTTCGAGGGTCCGGCTGTGCAAGGGCGCCTACGACGAGCCGGAGTCCGTGGCCTTCCAGTCCCGCGACGAGGTCGACCGCTCCTACGTGCGCTGCACCAAGGTGCTGATGCAGGGTGAGGGCTACCCGATGCTGGCCACCCACGACCCCCGGCTGGTCGACATCGGCGGGGCGCTCGCCGTCCAGGCCGGTCGTAGCCAGGGCAGCTACGAGTACCAGATGCTCTACGGCATCCGGCCCGACGAGCAGCAGCGCCTGGCCGACCAGGGCGAGAAGATGCGGGTCTACGTCCCGTACGGCGACGACTGGTACGGCTACTTCATGCGCCGGCTGGCCGAGCGTCCGGCGAACACCGTGTTCTTCCTGCGCGCGCTGGCCACGAAGGGCTGA